A genomic window from Stigmatopora argus isolate UIUO_Sarg chromosome 13, RoL_Sarg_1.0, whole genome shotgun sequence includes:
- the LOC144087474 gene encoding uncharacterized protein LOC144087474 — MMKHPLLILMLHLVVAALVAKGVPQVQLERWVHWGIQSFQWDQLDRCLRASPRSGNECRSFAHLSPSAVTVYTSEPRTTTAGTSDKVLAILPDSYSSSGWINSKFHDAFSIGQIVNGRERRHRYQLPLPGSMTHDAVLVLDPTPGENFGHPVALFYVDLNVTKKRCSHMDGIYMGNECLTQVLKGRCQNQMKRWQTTPERLMGHGHSWLVGGVPHGTTLSSSVSERLCEVHFLPLVVGAEDNNRTQRLRCVDHRDFSRCPQLVPIETPSMPISSCELNKNTRRCHQQPLSTRLSCRLYQTCDHAVLISGGWRQQMTFQQHVQNLQRFYRMLQINGFQKDHIKTFFASSGHIPEKLEGAYSATEKTAIRSHVSYVCRKHHCADSFVLYLNSPTRNDGTMLLWDANFNGIADLKERYSVNELLTDLAGCRASRVLLFVDQSYSGVLSKRLRGSQKHLNVVLIQREIMSIKNYQTQVDHGWEDNKWAHISPSTCLLDHLSTGASHLLDQRAGILNITLAGAPCNVTPPLTESEMRRWYQGCQNLPTALWHRKYRRIN, encoded by the exons atgatgAAACATCCTCTCCTCATCCTCATGCTCCATTTGGTGGTGGCGGCATTGGTGGCAAAAGGAGTGCCTCAGGTGCAGCTGGAGCGCTGGGTGCACTGGGGTATTCAGTCGTTCCAGTGGGACCAGCTGGACCGCTGCCTCCGTGCCTCCCCCCGCTCTGGCAACGAGTGTCGGAGTTTCGCCCACCTGTCTCCCTCTGCTGTAACTGTCTATACCTCAGAACCACGCACCACAACAGCAG GTACCTCCGACAAAGTTTTGGCTATCCTACCAGACTCTTACTCCTCCAGTGGGTGGATCAACTCCAAATTCCATGATGCTTTTAGCATTGGTCAAATCGTGAACGGAAGAGAGAGACGACACAGGTACCAGTTACCTTTGCCTGGCTCTATGACACACGATGCGGTTCTAGTGCTGGACCCGACTCCCGGTGAGAACTTTGGACACCCGGTTGCCCTTTTCTATGTGGATCTTaatgtgacaaaaaagagaTGCTCCCACATGGATGGCATTTACATGG GAAATGAATGTTTGACTCAGGTCTTAAAAGGTCGTTGTCAGAACCAGATGAAGCGTTGGCAGACTACACCTGAGAGGCTAATGGGTCACGGCCACAGCTGGCTGGTGGGTGGAGTGCCACACGGCACTACTTTAAGCAGTTCGGTCAGTGAACGCCTTTGTGAGGTCCACTTTCTGCCCTTGGTGgttggagctgaagacaacaatCGGACCCAGAGACTAAGATGTGTTG ATCACAGAGATTTTTCTAGGTGTCCTCAATTGGTTCCAATAGAGACACCCAGTATGCCCATCTCCAGCTGTGAGCTGAACAAAAACACCAGACGTTGTCACCAGCAGCCACTGTCCACTCGTCTTTCCTGTCGTCTTTACCAGACATGTGATCATGCCGTACTTATCTCTG ggGGCTGGCGTCAACAGATGACATTCCAGCAACATGTGCAGAATCTTCAGAGGTTTTACAGAATGCTCCAGATCAATGGCTTTCAAAAAGACCACATCAAAACTTTCTTTGCCAGCAGTGGGCACATTCCTG AAAAGCTGGAGGGTGCCTACTCAGCTACAGAAAAGACAGCAATCCGTAGCCATGTGTCATATGTCTGCAGGAAGCATCACTGCGCAGACTCTTTCGTGCTGTACCTGAACTCTCCCACACGAAACGATGGCACCATGCTCTTGTGGGATGCCAACTTCAATGGCATT GCTGATCTGAAGGAGCGTTACTCTGTCAATGAGCTGTTAACCGATCTAGCCGGCTGTAGGGCAAGTCGCGTTTTGTTATTTGTAGATCAGAGTTACAGCGGTGTTCTGTCTAAAAGGTTGAGAGGCTCCCAGAAACATCTAAATGTAGTTCTGATCCAGAGAGAGATAATGTCAATTAAAAACTACCAGACCCAGGTGGACCACGGTTGGGAGGACAACAAATGGGCTCATATCAGTCCATCAACCTGCTTGCTGGACCACCTG AGTACTGGTGCTTCTCACCTTTTGGACCAACGGGCTGGGATCTTAAACATCACCCTAGCAGGAGCTCCATGCAATGTCACACCACCATTAACCGAGAGCGAGATGCGCCGGTGGTACCAGGGATGTCAGAACCTGCCGACTGCACTCTGGCACAGGAAGTACCGAAGAATCAACTAA